A single region of the Gossypium arboreum isolate Shixiya-1 chromosome 12, ASM2569848v2, whole genome shotgun sequence genome encodes:
- the LOC108483944 gene encoding uncharacterized protein LOC108483944 — protein MPTFTAIALDRLIQPGASKSVDKSGPNMKPPIPKPKLIPNSKLERMNNTSVTERKINHPQIASPALYATPEATPLPDSPSSFPPSPYIINHKRRGPRLLKSFSENNVSSQKKTIEESEVNGKAKLTETKSVDLSKDGSFNFSIHEPDEEEHGNGVNNGPIKVEQANGVHSGSIQDERRNGVHDVEFGSSNEKVGKSQMNNGMPSDIAEVKLHSLNLDRYDESEDFFDPKESMSATTNTDGDDDIGAESAARLATSGVEFFDAWDELSSESGSQSIHRDTEAEAREIRLSLLMEIEKRKQAEEALNKMLHMWKTISQGLAVVGLSLPADPIDVTDDELVNQAEELRQQADVARFVSLTVGRGIARAEMEMEMEAQIDSKNFEIARLLDRLHYYEAVNQEMSQRNQEAVEMARRERQRKKRRQRWIWGSIATAITLGTAALAWSYLPTGKGSSSSNVPQASNPDDAAK, from the exons ATGCCGACTTTTACTGCTATAGCTTTGGATAGGCTAATACAACCTGGAGCTTCGAAATCTGTTGACAAATCTGGTCCTAATATGAAACCACCGATTCCCAAGCCAAAGCTTATACCCAATTCAAAGCTGGAGAGGATGAATAATACATCAGTAACTGAAAGGAAGATCAATCATCCCCAAATAGCGTCACCTGCCCTCTATGCTACTCCTGAGGCAACTCCACTACCTGATTCACCATCTTCTTTTCCCCCTTCACCTTACATCATCAATCACAAGCGTCGTGGGCCTCGCCTTCTGAAGAGCTTTTCTGAAAACAATGTATCATCTCAGAAGAAAACCATTGAAGAAAGTGAGGTTAATGGGAAGGCGAAGCTGACAGAAACTAAGTCTGTTGATCTATCTAAGGATGGTTCTTTTAATTTTAGCATTCATGAACCTGATGAAGAGGAGCATGGGAATGGTGTCAATAATGGTCCTATTAAAGTAGAACAGGCAAATGGTGTCCATTCTGGCTCCATTCAAGATGAACGCAGGAATGGTGTCCATGATGTTGAATTTGGGAGCAGTAATGAGAAAGTTGGAAAGAGCCAAATGAATAATGGTATGCCCAGTGATATTGCCGAGGTAAAGCTTCATTCGTTGAACTTGGACAGATATGATGAAAGTGAAGATTTCTTTGATCCAAAGGAATCAATGAGTGCCACAACTAATACCGATGGAGATGATGATATTGGGGCAGAAAGTGCTGCAAGGCTTGCTACATCAGGGGTAGAGTTTTTTGATGCTTGGGACG AATTATCCTCTGAGAGTGGATCACAGTCCATTCATCGTGACACTGAAGCTGAAGCACGTGAAATAAGACTCAGCTTACTCATGGAAATAGAGAAGAGGAAGCAGGCAGAAGAAGCTCTAAATAAGATGCTACATATGTGGAAAACAATCAGCCAAGGGTTAGCTGTTGTGGGATTGTCACTGCCTGCAGATCCTATTGATGTGACAGATGATGAGCTGGTGAATCAAGCTGAAGAATTGAGGCAGCAAGCAGATGTTGCACGATTTGTATCATTAACCGTTGGAAGGGGAATTGCAAGGGCAGAGATGGAGATGGAGATGGAAGCTCAAATTGACTCAAAAAACTTTGAAATCGCCCGATTGTTGGACCGACTACACTACTATGAGGCTGTTAATCAGGAAATGTCTCAGAGGAACCAGGAGGCTGTAG AGATGGCACGGCGAGAGAGACAAAGGAAGAAAAGAAGGCAGAGATGGATATGGGGTTCAATTGCCACTGCAATTACCCTTGGGACAGCAGCCTTGGCTTGGTCTTACCTTCCAACAGGTAAAGGATCATCTTCGAGTAATGTTCCTCAGGCCTCTAATCCTGATGATGCAGCTAAGTGA